In the genome of Solibacillus silvestris, one region contains:
- a CDS encoding 2-isopropylmalate synthase — MSRKIWVFDTTLRDGEQVPGAKLNLYEKVEIAQQLKKLGVDIIEAGFPASSQGDFDAVKAVAQKVGHNSNMMITALARAVKDDIDSVYNAVKYANNPMIHMVLGTSDIHVEKKFSKSKDQILQIGVDAVKYAKTLLPQVQYSTEDASRSDFEYLWKTIEAVMKAGATMINVPDTVGYAEPEQWGEMIAKLNDRMKNLDDSVLLSVHCHNDLGMATANTLAAIKNGADKVEVTMNGIGERAGNAALEEVVMAIKTRGDVYDVFTDINTKEIMNTSRLVSSFMGLDVQVNKAITGDNAFAHSSGIHQDGLLKSRDAYEIVHPEDVGLDDMELVLTARSGRHAVKNALSKLGFDDFAEEEFEGIFENFLKLADSKKEVYNHDLYVIVENYYEKTEKNNPNKESYSDQFYDIEDLQIISNAAFPSASVKIRRGEDVFKSSAVGSGPIDALYSAIADVTGIKVKLVEYNISSVSRGQEALGKVKIIIEYGGENYIAKAADTDILKASAMAYINAVNSVIVAKIAPQPVTTTATV, encoded by the coding sequence ATGAGCAGAAAAATTTGGGTTTTTGATACAACATTACGTGATGGTGAGCAAGTGCCTGGGGCTAAACTGAATTTATATGAAAAAGTGGAAATTGCCCAGCAGTTAAAAAAGCTCGGTGTTGATATTATTGAAGCCGGATTCCCAGCGTCTTCACAAGGTGATTTTGATGCGGTAAAAGCTGTGGCGCAAAAGGTCGGCCATAATTCGAATATGATGATTACGGCACTTGCTCGTGCTGTAAAAGATGATATTGATTCTGTTTACAATGCAGTCAAATATGCAAATAATCCGATGATTCATATGGTTCTAGGGACATCCGATATTCATGTGGAGAAAAAGTTCAGTAAATCGAAGGACCAGATTCTGCAAATCGGTGTAGACGCAGTGAAATATGCGAAAACGTTACTGCCGCAAGTACAATATTCAACAGAGGATGCATCCCGCTCTGATTTTGAATACCTTTGGAAAACGATTGAAGCGGTTATGAAGGCCGGAGCTACGATGATTAACGTACCGGATACAGTCGGGTACGCAGAGCCGGAACAATGGGGTGAAATGATTGCCAAGCTGAACGATCGAATGAAAAACCTGGATGATTCTGTGCTGCTTTCAGTTCACTGCCACAACGATTTAGGGATGGCTACTGCCAATACATTAGCAGCGATCAAAAACGGTGCAGATAAAGTAGAAGTGACAATGAACGGTATTGGCGAACGTGCCGGAAACGCGGCATTAGAAGAAGTGGTTATGGCAATTAAAACACGTGGGGACGTTTACGATGTGTTCACAGATATTAATACAAAGGAAATAATGAATACATCTCGCTTAGTGTCGAGCTTTATGGGACTGGATGTCCAAGTAAACAAAGCGATTACAGGTGACAATGCTTTTGCCCATTCATCAGGTATTCACCAGGATGGCTTACTGAAATCACGTGATGCTTATGAAATCGTTCATCCGGAAGATGTAGGCCTTGATGATATGGAACTTGTATTAACAGCACGCTCTGGTCGTCATGCAGTAAAAAATGCACTGTCTAAATTAGGCTTTGATGATTTTGCGGAAGAAGAGTTTGAAGGCATTTTTGAAAACTTCCTAAAGCTGGCTGATTCGAAAAAAGAAGTTTACAATCATGATTTATATGTCATCGTTGAAAACTACTATGAAAAAACAGAAAAGAACAATCCGAATAAAGAATCATATTCTGACCAGTTTTATGATATTGAAGATTTACAGATTATTTCAAACGCTGCTTTCCCGTCTGCCAGCGTAAAAATCCGCCGCGGAGAAGATGTTTTCAAATCAAGTGCGGTCGGCTCCGGCCCAATCGATGCCCTTTACTCAGCTATTGCGGATGTTACTGGAATCAAGGTAAAGCTTGTTGAGTACAATATCAGCTCCGTATCACGCGGCCAAGAAGCATTAGGGAAAGTTAAAATCATTATCGAATACGGCGGGGAAAACTATATCGCAAAAGCAGCAGATACTGATATTTTAAAAGCTTCTGCAATGGCTTATATTAATGCGGTAAACAGCGTCATCGTAGCAAAAATCGCCCCGCAACCCGTTACGACGACAGCTACAGTGTAA
- a CDS encoding luciferase: MKLSILDQVPISKGMTSTEALANAVKLAQLGDEQGYERIWFAEHHNTTSLASSAPEVTAAYIAAKTERIRVGTGGIMMMHYSPFKVAEVFKTLAALAPGRIDFGAGRAPGGDMPAMTALASGRRPDLTEQYDKLEVILRLMNEQRTGEAVYDNVVAVPFKVQLPQSWLLGSSGQSAKKAGEAGVGYSFAQFFNGQMSKGIFDAYRNSFQPSYFMEQPQIITTYAISVAETAEEAEYLSMPMQITRLNLMRGKLLSVLSPEEANDYPLTEMDKMILEQNRPLMLIGSAEDVANQIREEQAYYGFDEAMINCNLYTIDQRLNSYRLLMEQFNK, from the coding sequence ATGAAACTTAGTATATTAGATCAAGTACCCATTTCAAAAGGCATGACATCAACAGAAGCACTTGCTAATGCAGTGAAGCTTGCCCAACTTGGTGATGAGCAAGGTTATGAACGAATCTGGTTTGCAGAACACCATAACACGACTTCCCTTGCCAGCTCTGCGCCTGAAGTAACCGCTGCTTATATAGCTGCGAAAACAGAACGCATCCGTGTCGGAACGGGCGGCATTATGATGATGCATTATTCTCCATTTAAAGTGGCAGAAGTATTTAAAACATTGGCAGCACTGGCACCAGGACGTATTGATTTCGGTGCAGGCCGTGCTCCTGGCGGGGATATGCCGGCAATGACCGCACTTGCCAGTGGACGGAGACCGGATCTGACAGAACAATATGATAAACTTGAAGTCATTTTACGTTTAATGAATGAACAGCGTACTGGTGAAGCTGTTTATGATAATGTCGTAGCGGTTCCATTTAAAGTTCAGCTGCCGCAAAGCTGGCTGCTTGGATCAAGCGGACAAAGTGCGAAAAAAGCCGGTGAAGCCGGTGTTGGCTATTCCTTTGCCCAATTCTTCAATGGACAAATGTCAAAAGGAATTTTTGATGCGTACCGTAACAGTTTCCAGCCATCATACTTTATGGAACAACCGCAAATTATTACAACCTATGCTATCAGTGTAGCTGAGACGGCGGAAGAAGCGGAATACTTATCGATGCCGATGCAAATTACCCGTCTGAACTTAATGCGCGGTAAGCTCCTAAGCGTACTTTCTCCTGAAGAAGCAAATGACTATCCGTTAACTGAGATGGATAAAATGATTTTGGAGCAAAACCGTCCGCTTATGCTGATCGGTTCTGCTGAGGATGTTGCGAATCAGATTCGAGAAGAACAGGCATATTACGGCTTTGATGAAGCGATGATCAACTGTAACTTATATACAATCGATCAACGTCTGAACAGCTATCGTCTTTTAATGGAACAGTTTAATAAATAA
- a CDS encoding vancomycin resistance protein, whose protein sequence is MKRIIFALLFILIILVLIFYWLDHEMNAVLKNEADGSNEYVVILGAKVKPGGIPSLSLKNRLDAAVDYLKKYPTVKAIVTGGQGADEDRTEASVMADYLVKHGIAADRISLEDQSTTTYENLLFAKKLLPENTVNITIISNDFHLKRATILARKLGLKADVVAAPTPKVINTKSRIRERLAIIKAYTRGQ, encoded by the coding sequence TTGAAAAGAATTATTTTTGCACTATTATTTATTCTAATTATACTCGTGTTAATTTTCTACTGGCTCGACCATGAAATGAATGCTGTGTTAAAAAATGAGGCAGATGGTTCAAATGAATATGTTGTCATTTTAGGAGCAAAAGTGAAACCAGGCGGCATCCCTTCCCTGTCATTAAAAAACCGTTTAGATGCGGCAGTGGATTATTTGAAAAAATATCCCACTGTAAAAGCGATTGTTACAGGTGGCCAGGGTGCTGATGAGGATCGAACGGAAGCGTCGGTCATGGCAGACTATCTAGTCAAACATGGGATTGCTGCAGATAGAATCTCACTGGAAGATCAGTCTACAACGACTTATGAAAATCTGTTATTCGCAAAAAAACTGTTGCCCGAAAACACCGTGAACATCACGATTATTTCAAATGATTTTCACTTGAAACGTGCAACAATTCTTGCCCGTAAGCTCGGTTTAAAAGCGGATGTCGTAGCAGCCCCTACCCCGAAAGTCATCAATACAAAATCCCGTATTCGAGAACGTCTTGCGATCATTAAAGCCTATACGAGAGGCCAATAA
- a CDS encoding tellurium resistance protein, giving the protein MRNLFQVVPIPISGLMLGLVSLGNLFLSMGHTVFGHVCFFIGIFLFLLIIGKLIFAFTSILTEMQNPIIASVSPTFTMGTLSISSGLHYYGVHEFIIHMIWILAATTQVFIIFYFVRTFIWKKRITISDIYPSWLIMFVGTAVMPLTASDLSGIFTKAIVIFAVCALIVLVPILILRGFVRKDLPEPTIPMLTILAAPASISLAAYFQQFESRFGIVLTLFIVAQILYLLVLSKLPGALQLPFYPSYAAFTFPLVISATATNGVIHYFEQNELPTSWLETYFYFQLTFSAIIVFYVLIRYINYLSIQVRQKRRVIRKEKEAIS; this is encoded by the coding sequence ATGCGAAATTTATTTCAAGTAGTCCCAATTCCGATCAGTGGGCTGATGCTCGGATTGGTTTCATTGGGAAATTTATTTTTAAGTATGGGCCATACCGTTTTCGGTCATGTCTGTTTTTTTATAGGAATCTTTTTATTTCTATTAATCATTGGAAAACTAATCTTTGCGTTTACCAGTATCCTTACAGAAATGCAAAACCCGATCATTGCGTCGGTATCCCCCACTTTTACGATGGGGACTTTATCAATAAGCAGCGGGTTGCACTATTACGGTGTACATGAATTCATTATACATATGATCTGGATTTTGGCTGCGACGACTCAAGTGTTTATTATTTTTTATTTTGTTCGAACATTTATTTGGAAAAAACGGATCACGATTTCCGATATTTATCCAAGCTGGCTAATCATGTTTGTCGGGACAGCTGTTATGCCATTAACGGCGAGTGATCTTTCAGGGATCTTCACAAAAGCCATCGTCATTTTTGCGGTATGTGCCTTAATTGTTTTAGTGCCGATTCTTATTTTGCGCGGTTTTGTAAGAAAGGATTTACCGGAGCCGACGATCCCGATGCTAACGATTTTAGCCGCGCCCGCTTCGATTAGTTTAGCCGCATACTTCCAGCAGTTTGAAAGTCGATTCGGTATTGTTTTGACATTATTCATCGTCGCGCAAATCTTGTATCTTTTAGTACTGTCGAAATTACCAGGCGCATTGCAGCTTCCCTTTTATCCGAGCTATGCGGCCTTTACATTCCCATTAGTCATTTCTGCTACAGCAACAAATGGTGTCATTCATTATTTTGAACAAAATGAGTTGCCGACAAGTTGGCTGGAAACGTATTTTTATTTTCAGTTAACATTCTCGGCAATTATTGTATTTTACGTTTTAATCCGCTATATCAATTACTTATCTATACAAGTGCGACAAAAGCGCAGAGTCATTCGAAAAGAAAAAGAGGCAATTTCATAA
- a CDS encoding transporter gives MAWVYLIFAGLFEVGGVIGMNKVAQKKSLGSYAFLIGSFIISFSLLSMAMKELPMGVAYAVWTGIGTVGGTLVGMFLYNESKDWKRILFISFIIIAVVGLKITQ, from the coding sequence ATGGCTTGGGTCTATTTAATTTTTGCCGGACTTTTTGAAGTCGGTGGCGTCATCGGAATGAACAAAGTTGCCCAGAAAAAGTCACTTGGCTCCTATGCGTTTCTAATCGGTTCCTTTATTATTAGTTTTTCGCTCCTTTCAATGGCGATGAAAGAATTGCCGATGGGGGTTGCCTATGCTGTATGGACAGGAATTGGTACGGTTGGCGGTACCCTTGTTGGAATGTTCCTCTATAATGAATCAAAAGACTGGAAACGAATTCTGTTTATTTCGTTTATTATTATTGCGGTTGTCGGATTAAAAATTACGCAGTAG
- a CDS encoding multidrug resistance protein SMR — protein MTKYWILVLLAGIIEIVWAMGLKYANTLWLWVGVVALIVLSFYILIVATEKLPVATVYAVFTGIGTAGTVIAETVIFNEPFSLTKIGFIGLLLIGVIGLKLISNEPEETRDA, from the coding sequence ATGACAAAATACTGGATACTCGTCCTATTGGCAGGCATCATTGAGATTGTTTGGGCAATGGGACTGAAATATGCAAACACATTGTGGCTATGGGTCGGTGTTGTCGCATTGATCGTTTTATCGTTTTATATTTTAATCGTCGCAACGGAGAAATTGCCGGTTGCTACCGTTTATGCGGTCTTTACCGGGATCGGTACTGCCGGTACGGTCATTGCGGAAACAGTCATTTTCAACGAGCCGTTCAGCTTAACGAAAATCGGCTTTATTGGATTATTATTAATCGGTGTCATTGGACTAAAATTGATTTCAAATGAACCGGAAGAAACGAGGGATGCATAA
- a CDS encoding transcriptional regulator, with the protein MTKEKIIQAALLNFSEHGYSGGSLAQIAEEVGIRKQSIYTYFKSKDALYLTISKQAMEAELLFAKEFIAKHQQLPIEKVLLPFLQSFQERFETIAETKFFMRSIFLMPQHLEQQLSEQTYIYLDELERLFTDYLKTQTLSVSANDAAIGFLALLDSLYVEMLYGGSERCEKRLQAGWTIFYRGIKS; encoded by the coding sequence GTGACAAAAGAGAAAATTATACAGGCCGCCCTGCTCAATTTCAGTGAACATGGCTACAGTGGCGGATCGTTGGCTCAAATCGCAGAAGAAGTAGGAATACGGAAGCAATCAATTTATACGTATTTTAAAAGTAAAGATGCCCTTTACTTAACGATTTCGAAACAAGCAATGGAGGCTGAGCTGTTGTTTGCAAAAGAATTTATCGCTAAACACCAACAACTTCCTATCGAAAAAGTATTGTTGCCATTTCTGCAGTCTTTTCAGGAGCGCTTTGAGACTATAGCGGAAACTAAATTTTTCATGCGCTCGATTTTCTTAATGCCCCAGCATCTGGAGCAACAGTTAAGTGAGCAAACGTATATTTATTTGGACGAATTGGAAAGGCTTTTCACGGATTATTTAAAAACACAAACACTTTCCGTTTCGGCGAACGATGCAGCAATCGGTTTTTTGGCATTACTTGATAGTCTTTATGTCGAAATGCTTTATGGTGGCAGTGAACGTTGCGAAAAGCGGCTGCAGGCTGGATGGACAATATTTTACAGAGGAATCAAGAGCTGA
- a CDS encoding DNA-3-methyladenine glycosylase produces the protein MERCSWVKLDEPIYVKYHDEEWGVPVYDDRKLFEMLCLEGAQAGLSWLTILKRREGYLAAFDQFDAEKIVQYDEEKLEALRNDERIIRNRLKIKSVVTNAESFMAIQKQYGSFSNYIWSFVDGNPMINSWESFGQVPVTTEISDRMSKQLKKDGFKFVGSTICYSYMQAVGMVNDHTANCHCYKR, from the coding sequence ATGGAACGTTGCAGTTGGGTGAAGCTGGATGAACCTATCTATGTAAAATATCATGACGAAGAGTGGGGCGTACCCGTTTATGATGACCGGAAGCTGTTTGAAATGCTCTGTTTGGAAGGGGCACAGGCAGGCTTAAGCTGGCTGACTATTTTAAAAAGAAGAGAAGGTTATTTGGCAGCATTTGATCAGTTCGATGCGGAAAAGATAGTACAATATGATGAAGAAAAACTTGAAGCATTAAGAAATGACGAACGCATTATCCGCAATCGGTTGAAAATTAAAAGTGTTGTGACGAATGCCGAAAGCTTCATGGCCATTCAAAAACAATACGGGTCCTTTTCAAACTATATTTGGTCATTTGTCGACGGCAATCCAATGATTAATTCGTGGGAATCATTCGGACAAGTACCCGTTACAACAGAAATAAGCGACCGGATGAGCAAGCAACTGAAAAAAGACGGCTTTAAATTCGTCGGCAGCACGATCTGCTATTCCTATATGCAGGCAGTCGGCATGGTGAACGACCATACAGCAAATTGCCACTGTTATAAAAGGTAA
- a CDS encoding glycosyl transferase: MKKLLLLLIVPVIIWFGCSNTVVAEFATVKEIKVNSIIIRNWGGETKEIVIPKTNDYSFEVEKEYFFNYEVKKSKKAVLISAEPNVP; this comes from the coding sequence TTGAAAAAACTACTTTTATTACTCATTGTTCCTGTTATTATTTGGTTTGGTTGCAGCAATACTGTAGTTGCAGAGTTTGCTACTGTGAAGGAAATTAAGGTGAATTCGATTATCATTCGAAATTGGGGTGGAGAAACAAAAGAAATCGTTATTCCCAAAACTAATGATTATTCTTTTGAAGTAGAGAAAGAATATTTTTTTAATTACGAAGTCAAGAAAAGTAAAAAGGCTGTTTTAATATCTGCAGAACCGAATGTACCTTAA
- a CDS encoding universal stress protein, producing MYQHILLAADGSQNSIRAAKEALKIAQVHAETLVTIIFIIDMEKAKTDVLHSSSNESLYMERRRKLVPIEELFNEHQVRYKVEIIHGSPGPEIIKYANTQNVDLVVIGSRGLNSLQEMVLGSVSHKVMKRVQCPAMLVK from the coding sequence ATGTATCAACATATTTTACTGGCCGCTGATGGTTCGCAAAACTCGATACGTGCTGCAAAAGAAGCTTTAAAAATAGCACAAGTACATGCCGAAACATTGGTGACGATCATTTTTATTATTGATATGGAAAAAGCAAAAACGGATGTACTTCATTCAAGTTCCAATGAAAGTCTATACATGGAACGCCGTCGAAAGCTTGTGCCAATTGAGGAATTGTTCAACGAGCATCAAGTTCGCTATAAAGTGGAAATCATTCATGGCTCACCAGGACCTGAAATCATCAAATATGCCAACACACAAAATGTGGATTTGGTCGTAATCGGCAGCCGTGGGTTAAACAGTCTGCAAGAAATGGTATTAGGCAGCGTGTCGCATAAAGTGATGAAGCGCGTTCAATGCCCTGCGATGCTTGTAAAGTAA